The Nonlabens spongiae genome contains a region encoding:
- the aspS gene encoding aspartate--tRNA ligase: MYRSHDCGSLRNSDIGKEVTLAGWVQKSRDKGFVVWVDLRDRYGISQLVFDEERTDPALIKKAQQLGREFVIQAKGTVIERESKNPKIPTGDIEILVSELTVLSESKTPPFTIEDETDGGEELRMKYRYLDIRRNPVRENLVFRSRVAMEVRNFLASKDFVEVETPVLIKSTPEGARDFVVPSRMNEGQFYALPQSPQTFKQLLMVGGLDKYFQIVKCFRDEDLRADRQPEFTQIDCEMSFVEQEDVLNIFEEMTTHLLKKLKNVELDSFPRMTYQEAMEKYGNDKPDIRFGMEFGDVSAFAKARDFKIFNEAELVVGIAVPGGASMTRKEIDKLIDWVRRPQVGAKGMVYVKCNEDGSYKSSVDKFYSQEDLAQWAEATGAEAGDLICVLSGPADETRAQLSALRMEMAERLGLRKADEFAPLWVVDFPLLEWDEETQRYHAMHHPFTSPKPEDIEKLASDPGNVRANAYDLVLNGNEIGGGSVRIFDKQLQATMFDHLGFTPEEARAQFGFLMDAFEYGAPPHAGLAFGFDRLVSILGGQETIRDFIAFPKNNSGRDVMIDAPSKIDQEQLEELNLKVTMD, encoded by the coding sequence ATGTACAGATCGCACGATTGTGGCAGCTTGAGAAATAGCGATATAGGCAAAGAAGTAACTCTTGCCGGTTGGGTTCAGAAATCCAGGGATAAAGGTTTTGTTGTTTGGGTAGATCTGCGCGACCGTTATGGGATTTCCCAGTTGGTTTTTGATGAAGAGCGTACAGATCCAGCATTGATTAAAAAAGCCCAGCAGCTAGGTCGTGAATTTGTTATTCAAGCAAAAGGTACCGTAATCGAGAGGGAGTCTAAAAATCCCAAAATACCTACAGGCGACATCGAGATACTCGTGAGCGAACTCACTGTTTTGAGCGAATCAAAGACGCCTCCATTCACAATAGAAGATGAAACAGACGGTGGTGAGGAGCTGCGCATGAAGTACCGTTATCTTGATATACGTCGCAATCCCGTGCGTGAGAACTTAGTATTCCGCTCGCGTGTGGCAATGGAAGTACGCAATTTTCTTGCTAGCAAGGATTTTGTTGAGGTGGAAACACCGGTTTTGATCAAATCCACGCCAGAGGGAGCTCGTGACTTCGTAGTGCCATCGCGTATGAATGAGGGTCAGTTCTACGCTTTGCCGCAATCCCCACAAACCTTTAAGCAATTGCTCATGGTGGGTGGACTGGATAAATATTTCCAGATCGTGAAGTGCTTCCGTGATGAGGACTTGCGCGCAGACCGCCAGCCAGAGTTTACACAGATCGACTGTGAGATGTCCTTTGTGGAGCAAGAAGACGTGTTGAACATTTTTGAAGAGATGACCACGCACCTGCTCAAGAAGTTGAAAAACGTGGAGCTGGACAGCTTCCCACGTATGACGTATCAGGAGGCGATGGAAAAGTACGGTAATGATAAACCAGACATTCGTTTTGGGATGGAGTTTGGTGATGTTTCCGCTTTCGCGAAAGCGAGAGATTTCAAGATCTTCAACGAGGCAGAGCTGGTCGTAGGAATTGCAGTTCCCGGTGGAGCAAGCATGACCCGTAAGGAGATCGACAAGCTCATCGACTGGGTGCGCAGACCGCAAGTAGGAGCCAAAGGTATGGTGTACGTGAAGTGCAACGAGGATGGGAGCTACAAATCCAGCGTCGATAAATTTTACTCACAAGAAGATCTGGCACAATGGGCAGAAGCAACCGGCGCCGAAGCAGGCGACCTGATTTGTGTATTGAGCGGTCCAGCCGATGAAACCAGAGCGCAATTAAGCGCATTGCGCATGGAAATGGCAGAGCGCTTAGGCTTAAGAAAAGCTGATGAATTTGCACCACTGTGGGTGGTGGACTTCCCGCTACTGGAATGGGATGAAGAGACACAGCGCTACCACGCGATGCATCACCCGTTTACATCACCTAAACCTGAGGATATCGAGAAGCTTGCTTCAGATCCTGGCAATGTGCGCGCAAACGCCTACGATCTTGTGCTGAATGGTAATGAAATAGGAGGTGGTTCTGTGCGTATTTTTGATAAGCAGCTTCAAGCGACTATGTTTGATCACCTTGGGTTCACACCAGAGGAGGCTCGAGCGCAGTTTGGCTTCTTGATGGATGCTTTTGAGTATGGTGCACCGCCGCATGCTGGTTTGGCATTTGGCTTTGACAGATTGGTGTCTATACTGGGAGGTCAGGAAACGATCAGGGATTTCATTGCGTTCCCAAAAAATAATAGCGGTCGCGATGTCATGATTGATGCACCATCAAAAATTGATCAAGAGCAGCTTGAGGAGCTGAACTTGAAGGTCACGATGGATTGA
- a CDS encoding toxin-antitoxin system YwqK family antitoxin, protein MKKQVAILMMMVMGFLSFGQDQKPKVETLENGLTQATFYHENGKVAQQGTFLDGKRHGEWISYDTDGNKTAVAQYTQDKKSGKWFVWKGDQLTEVDYENNTIANVNKWVSKEAVVSNRP, encoded by the coding sequence ATGAAGAAGCAAGTAGCAATTTTGATGATGATGGTAATGGGTTTCCTTTCTTTTGGACAAGATCAAAAACCCAAGGTTGAAACGCTGGAGAATGGCTTGACACAAGCTACATTTTATCATGAGAATGGTAAAGTCGCTCAACAAGGAACGTTCTTAGACGGTAAAAGACACGGTGAGTGGATCAGCTATGACACAGATGGCAACAAAACCGCTGTAGCACAATACACTCAAGACAAAAAATCTGGAAAGTGGTTCGTCTGGAAAGGTGACCAACTTACTGAAGTGGATTATGAGAATAATACCATTGCAAATGTGAACAAATGGGTGAGCAAAGAAGCTGTGGTAAGCAACCGCCCGTAA
- a CDS encoding TetR family transcriptional regulator C-terminal domain-containing protein codes for MATASKKSTSKKTTKKKELSQQDVITAYMDYVLEHEKTPKSVYKFAKDNGMTEQEFYQFFGSFEGLRKEIWNTFFTMTMDVAHKNEDYEHFSNREKMLTFFYTFFELLTLNRSYVLFTLHNHQNMMDKMDQLKGLRRHVKDFAKDLISQRNETKSNILLERSESIYSEGAWVQMLFLLKFWMDDDSAGFEKTDMAIEKSVNTIFDVFDNTPLDAVFDFGKFLWKERKV; via the coding sequence ATGGCAACCGCAAGTAAAAAGTCTACTTCTAAAAAGACCACAAAGAAAAAAGAGCTTTCTCAACAAGATGTGATCACAGCTTATATGGACTACGTCTTAGAACACGAGAAAACGCCTAAATCGGTCTATAAATTTGCCAAGGATAACGGCATGACTGAACAAGAATTCTACCAATTCTTTGGGAGTTTTGAGGGGTTGCGTAAAGAAATCTGGAATACGTTCTTTACCATGACCATGGATGTTGCTCACAAAAATGAAGATTACGAGCACTTTTCCAACCGTGAAAAGATGCTGACTTTTTTCTACACCTTCTTTGAGCTGCTCACACTCAACCGCAGTTACGTGTTGTTTACGCTCCATAACCATCAAAACATGATGGATAAAATGGATCAGCTTAAAGGCCTGCGTCGTCACGTAAAGGATTTTGCTAAAGATCTGATCTCTCAACGCAACGAGACTAAATCAAATATATTATTGGAGCGTTCAGAGTCCATTTATAGTGAGGGTGCCTGGGTACAGATGCTTTTCCTTTTGAAGTTCTGGATGGATGATGATAGCGCCGGATTTGAGAAAACAGATATGGCCATAGAGAAATCGGTCAATACGATTTTTGATGTGTTTGACAATACACCGCTGGACGCCGTTTTTGATTTTGGGAAATTTCTTTGGAAAGAAAGGAAGGTTTGA
- a CDS encoding ABC1 kinase family protein, producing the protein MKTLDKIPTSKIGRTTELVKTGAKIGANYLKYYSKKAVNPSLDRSSLDEDNASDIYDGLKSLKGSALKVAQMLSMDKSLLPGAYVEKFSLAQFSVPPLSAPLVRKTFKKYQGAYPEDIYDSFSRNSVNAASIGQVHKATKNGKELAVKIQYPGVADSISSDLAMVKPIAIKMFNLKGEDSKRYFAEVEDKLLEETDYELEVKQSLEITEACSHIPNLKFPNYYPELSSKRIITMDWMKGQHLSEFAKTDFPQETGNKLGQTLWDFYMFQMHGLKAVHADPHPGNFLISENGDLIAIDFGCIKEIVEEFYQPYFELAVPASINNPEIFRQKLFELEILREDDTENEINYFSALFHEMLSLFTKPFQSETFNFADATFWDEISSLSEKYSNDKELRKMNGNRGSKHFLYINRTFFGLYNLLHDLKATVRTREYVKFLEEKGFENHPAL; encoded by the coding sequence ATGAAAACACTCGATAAAATACCGACTAGCAAAATAGGCCGCACCACCGAGTTGGTTAAAACGGGTGCCAAAATTGGAGCCAACTATTTAAAATATTATTCAAAAAAAGCGGTCAACCCCAGTCTGGACCGCTCTTCCCTTGATGAAGATAACGCCTCAGATATTTATGACGGCTTGAAGAGTCTGAAAGGAAGTGCGCTGAAAGTTGCTCAAATGCTGAGTATGGACAAAAGTCTATTGCCCGGTGCTTACGTAGAAAAATTTAGCCTCGCTCAATTCAGCGTGCCACCACTTTCTGCGCCATTGGTACGCAAAACCTTCAAAAAGTACCAAGGAGCCTATCCAGAAGATATTTACGATTCATTTTCAAGAAATTCAGTGAATGCAGCCAGCATAGGTCAAGTTCACAAAGCGACTAAAAACGGTAAAGAACTCGCCGTCAAAATTCAATATCCTGGCGTTGCTGATTCTATAAGTAGTGATCTCGCCATGGTAAAACCTATCGCGATCAAAATGTTTAATCTGAAAGGTGAGGATAGTAAGCGCTACTTTGCAGAGGTTGAAGACAAGCTACTGGAAGAAACCGATTACGAGCTGGAGGTAAAGCAAAGTCTAGAAATTACTGAGGCTTGTTCTCACATTCCCAACCTTAAATTTCCTAATTACTATCCGGAGCTCTCCAGCAAGCGTATCATAACAATGGACTGGATGAAAGGGCAGCACTTGAGTGAGTTTGCAAAAACAGATTTTCCCCAGGAGACCGGGAATAAGCTGGGACAAACGCTTTGGGATTTTTACATGTTTCAAATGCATGGTCTGAAAGCCGTACATGCTGATCCGCATCCCGGAAACTTCTTGATTTCTGAAAATGGCGATTTAATTGCAATTGATTTTGGCTGTATCAAGGAAATCGTTGAAGAATTTTATCAGCCCTACTTTGAGCTGGCAGTTCCCGCAAGCATCAACAATCCCGAAATTTTCAGACAAAAGCTTTTTGAACTGGAAATTTTGAGAGAGGATGATACCGAAAATGAGATCAATTACTTCTCGGCACTATTTCACGAGATGTTGAGCTTATTCACTAAACCCTTTCAAAGCGAGACCTTTAACTTTGCCGATGCTACATTTTGGGATGAAATAAGTTCGCTGAGCGAGAAATACAGCAACGACAAAGAGTTGCGTAAGATGAACGGTAATCGAGGCAGCAAACACTTTTTGTACATCAACCGTACGTTCTTCGGACTCTACAATTTGTTGCACGATCTTAAAGCAACAGTCAGAACTAGGGAGTATGTGAAGTTTCTTGAGGAGAAGGGTTTTGAGAATCATCCGGCGTTGTGA
- the tnpA gene encoding IS200/IS605 family transposase codes for MSRNFHQLHLHLVFVTKHRDHLINDQLEKSLYQHLWVKAHELELFPIAINGTKDHLHLLIGIPSTLSVASIVKNLKGSSSRFANDFMGNQDLFQWSRGYEAFTVSKKDIPMIKSYIRNQNDHHKKGSVKSDLEF; via the coding sequence ATGTCCAGAAATTTTCATCAGTTACACCTACATCTTGTATTTGTTACTAAGCACCGAGATCATCTCATTAATGATCAACTGGAAAAATCTCTTTATCAACATTTGTGGGTAAAAGCTCATGAGCTAGAGTTATTTCCGATCGCCATCAATGGGACTAAGGATCATTTGCATCTTCTAATCGGCATCCCGTCTACTTTATCTGTAGCGAGTATCGTGAAAAATCTCAAAGGTTCCAGTTCTAGGTTTGCAAATGATTTCATGGGAAACCAAGATCTTTTTCAATGGTCTCGTGGGTATGAAGCATTTACTGTCAGCAAAAAAGATATACCGATGATCAAAAGCTACATCAGAAATCAAAATGATCATCATAAAAAAGGAAGCGTTAAGTCAGATCTGGAATTTTGA
- the ileS gene encoding isoleucine--tRNA ligase codes for MSSKFNEYKGLNLPKVDDNVKQFWKSNEIFKKSVTTREGNEPFIFFEGPPSANGLPGIHHVMGRTIKDLFCRYKTQQGFQVNRKAGWDTHGLPVELGVEKALGITKEDIGTKISVEEYNQACKDAVLKYTDIWSQLTQDMGYWVDMDDPYITYKPKYMESVWWLLKQIYNKDLLYKGYTIQPYSPAAGTGLSSHELNQPGTYQDVTDTTVTAQFKVSDPSQLPFETSGEVFFLAWTTTPWTLPSNTALTVGPKIDYVLVETFNQYTGDPMQVILAEKLVKNQFGKKYEALEGDAFAKARSEYQLGDKKIPYTVLATCKGADLINIKYDQLLDYAKPYQNAEDAFRVIAGDFVTTEDGTGIVHTAPTFGADDALVSKQANPPIPPMLVLDENENPVPLVNLQGKFRDELPGVGGKYVKNEYFNPEEAPERSVDVDIAISLKEQNRAFKVEKYVHSYPHCWRTDKPVLYYPLDSWFIKATDFKDRMHELNKTINWKPASTGEGRFGNWLANANDWNLSRSRFWGIPLPIWRTENGSEEKIVGSVEELVTEIGKSIDAGFMEKNPFEGFVVGDMSEENYNLVDLHKNVVDQIILVSDSGEKMMREADLIDVWFDSGSMPYSQWHYPFENKEAVENGLRKADFIAEGVDQTRGWFYTLHAIATMISDDVAYKNVVSNGLVLDKNGQKMSKRLGNAVDPFETLSNFGADATRWYMVSNANPWDNLRFDQDGILEVQRKFFGTLYNTYSFFALYANVDGFRFRESEIPLAERPEIDRWILSELNTLIKDVTAFYDDYEPTKATRAITTFVTENLSNWYVRLCRRRFWKGSYEHDKIAAYQTLYTCLKTVAQLGAPVAPFYMDQLYRDLTSVCEENAGESVHLSTFPTADDSLINSELEEKMHKAQIISSLTLSLRKKESIKVRQPLQRIMIPVLDPKERAQIEAVADLVKSEVNVKEVELIDDASGILVKEIKPNFKALGPRFGKDMKVVAAQIRSFQQEDINLLEKNGEKTIDLNGKEVTLTLSDVEITSSDIEGWLVANQSGITVALDVTLTPELRNEGISRELVNRIQNIRKDSGLEVTDRINIVMQSHESMNDAVSENEQYIKDETLADDLTLKQQLDNGTEIEFDDIKTVIAIKKL; via the coding sequence ATGAGTAGTAAATTCAATGAATACAAGGGTCTGAACCTCCCTAAGGTAGATGATAACGTTAAGCAGTTTTGGAAATCAAACGAGATTTTCAAAAAGTCTGTGACTACACGCGAGGGTAATGAACCATTTATATTCTTTGAAGGGCCTCCTTCAGCAAATGGCCTTCCCGGGATCCACCACGTTATGGGAAGAACGATCAAAGATCTTTTTTGCCGTTATAAAACACAGCAAGGGTTTCAGGTAAATCGTAAAGCAGGTTGGGACACTCACGGTCTTCCCGTAGAATTGGGCGTTGAAAAAGCGCTGGGCATTACTAAAGAAGATATCGGCACAAAGATCAGCGTTGAGGAATATAACCAGGCTTGTAAAGATGCCGTACTCAAGTATACCGACATCTGGAGCCAATTGACTCAAGACATGGGTTACTGGGTAGATATGGATGATCCATACATCACCTACAAGCCGAAGTATATGGAGTCTGTCTGGTGGTTGTTGAAGCAGATTTACAATAAGGACCTGCTCTACAAAGGCTACACGATCCAGCCCTATTCACCTGCTGCGGGAACAGGCTTGAGTTCGCATGAGCTCAATCAGCCAGGCACCTATCAAGACGTTACAGACACCACCGTAACTGCCCAATTCAAGGTGAGTGATCCTTCACAATTGCCTTTTGAGACTAGCGGAGAAGTGTTTTTCCTAGCTTGGACTACCACGCCTTGGACATTGCCATCCAACACGGCTCTTACTGTAGGTCCTAAAATCGATTATGTACTTGTAGAAACTTTCAACCAGTACACGGGTGATCCTATGCAGGTAATTCTCGCTGAGAAATTGGTTAAGAATCAGTTTGGGAAAAAGTATGAGGCTTTAGAAGGTGACGCTTTCGCGAAAGCGAGATCAGAATATCAACTAGGCGATAAAAAAATTCCTTACACCGTACTGGCGACCTGCAAAGGAGCTGACTTAATTAACATTAAGTACGATCAACTCCTCGACTACGCAAAACCATATCAAAATGCGGAGGACGCGTTTAGAGTCATCGCTGGTGATTTTGTGACGACCGAAGATGGTACCGGAATCGTGCACACCGCTCCTACTTTCGGAGCAGACGATGCGCTTGTTTCCAAACAGGCAAATCCACCTATACCGCCTATGCTCGTTCTCGATGAAAACGAGAATCCTGTACCATTGGTCAATTTACAAGGAAAATTCAGAGATGAGCTGCCAGGAGTAGGCGGAAAGTATGTAAAAAATGAATACTTCAATCCAGAAGAAGCGCCTGAGCGATCGGTAGATGTAGATATCGCGATCTCATTAAAAGAGCAAAACCGCGCCTTCAAGGTGGAGAAATATGTCCACAGTTATCCCCATTGCTGGAGAACGGACAAACCAGTGTTGTATTACCCGCTAGACAGCTGGTTCATAAAAGCGACCGATTTCAAGGACCGCATGCACGAGCTCAACAAAACCATCAACTGGAAACCTGCTTCTACGGGAGAGGGACGTTTTGGGAATTGGCTCGCAAATGCTAATGATTGGAATCTTTCTCGATCCCGTTTTTGGGGAATCCCATTGCCTATCTGGCGTACAGAAAATGGTAGCGAAGAAAAAATCGTGGGTAGCGTAGAGGAATTGGTCACCGAGATTGGGAAATCCATCGATGCTGGTTTCATGGAGAAAAATCCGTTTGAGGGATTTGTGGTAGGTGATATGAGCGAGGAAAACTATAACCTCGTGGATCTCCATAAAAATGTGGTGGATCAAATCATATTGGTTTCTGACAGCGGAGAAAAAATGATGCGCGAGGCAGACCTGATTGACGTTTGGTTTGACTCAGGTTCCATGCCTTATTCTCAATGGCACTACCCTTTTGAAAACAAAGAGGCAGTTGAAAACGGACTCAGAAAGGCAGATTTCATTGCTGAAGGTGTGGATCAAACACGTGGATGGTTCTACACCTTACACGCGATCGCGACCATGATCAGCGATGACGTGGCATACAAAAACGTAGTTTCTAACGGGCTCGTTCTCGACAAGAATGGTCAGAAAATGTCTAAAAGACTAGGCAACGCCGTAGATCCATTTGAAACACTCAGCAATTTTGGAGCTGATGCCACCCGCTGGTACATGGTTTCTAATGCAAATCCATGGGACAACCTGCGTTTTGACCAAGATGGTATTTTAGAGGTACAGCGCAAGTTTTTTGGGACGCTTTATAACACCTACAGTTTCTTTGCTTTGTATGCAAATGTTGATGGATTCCGCTTTCGCGAAAGCGAGATCCCACTAGCAGAGCGCCCAGAAATAGACCGCTGGATCCTTTCAGAACTCAACACCCTGATCAAGGACGTGACCGCATTTTATGATGATTACGAGCCAACCAAAGCCACTCGAGCGATTACCACTTTTGTGACGGAAAACCTAAGTAACTGGTACGTGCGCTTGTGTAGACGTCGTTTCTGGAAAGGAAGCTACGAGCATGATAAAATTGCTGCCTACCAGACGCTATATACTTGTTTAAAAACGGTAGCTCAACTGGGCGCTCCTGTTGCTCCGTTCTATATGGACCAACTCTACCGTGACCTGACCAGCGTTTGTGAGGAAAATGCGGGTGAAAGCGTTCACTTAAGCACGTTCCCTACGGCTGACGATTCCCTAATCAATAGCGAGCTGGAAGAAAAAATGCACAAGGCGCAAATCATCTCTAGTTTGACACTTTCATTGCGTAAAAAGGAAAGCATTAAAGTGCGCCAGCCGTTGCAGCGCATCATGATCCCTGTTTTGGATCCTAAAGAGCGTGCGCAGATCGAAGCCGTTGCAGATCTCGTAAAAAGCGAGGTAAACGTGAAGGAAGTAGAATTGATCGATGACGCAAGCGGAATTCTCGTAAAGGAGATCAAGCCTAATTTTAAGGCATTGGGACCTCGATTTGGGAAAGACATGAAGGTGGTCGCAGCTCAAATAAGAAGTTTTCAACAAGAAGACATCAATTTGTTAGAAAAAAATGGCGAGAAAACAATAGATCTCAATGGTAAAGAAGTTACCTTGACCCTGTCAGATGTAGAGATAACCTCCTCAGATATCGAGGGATGGCTCGTTGCCAACCAGTCTGGAATAACCGTCGCGCTTGACGTGACTCTCACTCCAGAATTACGTAATGAAGGGATCTCACGAGAACTGGTCAACCGCATTCAAAACATAAGAAAGGATTCTGGTCTTGAAGTGACAGACCGCATCAATATCGTGATGCAATCGCATGAATCCATGAACGATGCCGTGAGTGAAAATGAGCAGTATATCAAGGATGAAACTCTAGCAGATGACTTAACCTTAAAACAACAACTCGATAACGG